In bacterium, the genomic window TAATAACATCGCAAAACACCAAACCACCATAACCATGTACTTTTTTAATAACATCAGCAGGATTTCCTAAACTGGTAATAACGAGTGGTACTTTATATTTTTCACACAAAGCCAAATCTTCTTCTAAGCGCATATTACCCATAATAATAAGATTAATGGCAAAGGGTGCTTTGGTTGTATCGCGTATTTCTCTAAGGCCAGCTTCAAACTCTTCGGCCGTGCGAGCATTAAGAGAGGGCATAGCGGCAAGGCCGCCGGCTTCACCCACAGCAATGAGCATTTTTGGGTTAGAGATGAGAAACATGGGAGCGCATACAATAGGGTACTTCATGCCTAATTTTTCGGTGAAGGGGGTTTTGATCATAGGATTGTGACTGGAGGGTGGTATTTTTTTGATATCATTTTCATAAAACCCTTCGTTGTTTTGAGATTTGCGTCATAGTCGCTCCTCCCCACTTTGTGGGGCCCCTGGAGCTATTGCTTGTGAAAAACTTTGTTTTACACCGTGTTACGGGTGAGGGTTTTAAACAAAAATGATATCAAAAAAATACCACCCTCCAATTTTATGTGTTAATTTTTTATAAAATTTAGGGGTGTTGACAAAATTCTTTTCTTTACCATTCTGTAGCGTGCTATACTTATTTTGAAAAGAAATTATTAGATGAAATTTTAAGGGGAAAACATGATTACTGAAGAACTGGAAAAGACCTTAAACCGGGCTTATCAGGATGCTAAACTTCGAAGTCACGAATATATTACTCTTGAACACCTTTTATTATCACTCACCTACGATAAGACCGCCGCTCAAATTTTATATCACTGTGGGGCTAGTCTTTCAGAACTCCAGGCCGATGTTGATATTTTTTTAAAAGAGCAAATGCCCAAAATTACCGATCCTAACCGTGTGGTAGATCCACAATATACAATTGGTGTTCAGTTTGTGTTGCAAACAGCAGCGGCTCAGATTCAGTCGTCGGGTAAAGGTACTATGGATGGTGGCGATGTGTTGGTGGCTCTTTTTCGCGAAAAAGAATCGCATGCTGTTTACTTTTTGGAAAAACGCCATATTCATCGTTTTGATGTAGTTCGTTATATTGCGCATCAAATTTCTAAAAAAGAAACATTTCCACCCAAAGCCTTAACCGAATTGCATGGGGATGAAGAGAGTATGCATAAAGGGAAAGATCCCCTTACCAAATACTGTGTTAATTTAAATGAACACGCCAAAAAAGGAAAAATTGATCCTTTAATTGGCCGCGACGACGAGTTGGAGCGCACGGTACATATTTTAGCGCGTCGAAAAAAGAACAATCCCATTTTTGTAGGAGATGCTGGTGTAGGCAAAACAGCTATTACCGAAGGATTAGCGCTTAAAATTGTAAAAGGTGATGTGCCTCCCATTTTAAAGGAATCAACCATTTATAAATTAGACATGGCGCGGCTTTTAGCCGGTACTAAATTTAGAGGCGAGTTTGAAGAACGTCTTAAAGAAGTGGTGGAACAAATTCAGGATGATCCTAAAAAAATACTTTTTATAGACGAAATTCATACCATTATTGGTGCTGGTGCTGTGAGTGGTGGGTCGATGGATGCATCAAATTTATTAAAGCCAGCTTTGGCCAGCGGTGATATTAAATGTATTGGTACTACTACATACAAAGAGTATCGCCAAATTTTTGAGAAGGATCATGCTCTTTCTCGCCGTTTTCAAAAGGTAGAGGTAAAAGAACCCTCCCACGAAGATACAATAAAAATTTTATTTGGACTTAAGAAAAAATACGAAGATTTTCACGGCGTGCAGTATTCTCCATCTGTTATTCGCAGCATTGTAGAATTATCAACACAGTATATTCATGATCATCATCTGCCCGATAAGGCTATAGATGTGATGGATGAAGCCGGAGCTGAGGTAAAATTACGTAGCAAAAAGGAAAAAAATCCACGTGTGCATGTGGCCGATGCCGAGCGTGTGGTATCGCGTATGGCCCGTGTGCCGGCTAAAACGGTAAAGGTGGACGATAAAAAGAAATTAAAAGATCTTTCACGCGATCTTAAATTGCTCATTTATGGTCAAGACGAGGCCGTTGATAAAGTAGTGTCATCCATTCAATTATCGCGCTCTGGTCTTGCGGAACCCGATAAACCTATTGGATGCTTTTTATTTGCGGGTCCTACTGGTGTTGGTAAAACCGAAACGGCCAAGCAATTAGCCAAAAGTTTGGGTGTTGAGTTTGTACGCTTTGACATGAGTGAGTACATGGAAAAACATACCGTGTCGCGGCTTATTGGATCGCCTCCGGGTTATGTAGGTTACGAAGAAGGTGGGCAACTCACCGAAGCCATTACGCGCAATCCTCATTGTGTTTTGTTGCTTGATGAAATTGAAAAAGCCCATCCCGATCTTTTTAATATCTTGCTTCAGGTGATGGATCACGCAACCTTAACAGACAATAATGGTCGTAAAGCTAATTTTAGGCAGGTAATTTTGATTATGAGTTCTAACGTAGGCGCCCGTGACTCGATGATTGCCACCATTGGTTTTGAAAAGGACATGTTTGAAGATAAAAGTGATAAGGCGATAGAAAAAGCTTTTAGTCCCGAATTCCGTAATCGCTTAACCGGTGTTGTCAAATTTCATTCACTGGATCCTCGGGTGATTGAACAGATTGTAGAAAAAATGATGGCTGAACTGGAGAATCGTCTTAAATCTAAAAATGTGACCGTGCAGCTTGATGCCGGCGCGCGCCAGTATTTGGCCGAAAAAGGTTTTGATAAAAAATTTGGAGCGCGTCCTATTAAGCGATTGATTGAAAACGAAGTGGCCAAAGTGCTTTCGGATGAGATTCTTTTTGGCAAATTAGAGCATGGAGGGCTTGTGACCATTAAAGAAAAAAATGGTAAATTAAGCTTTCATTTTGAGTCAAATTCCCCCGTTGAAAAAAAGAAGAAAAAAGAATTACAAACAGTGTAATGAAGGGTTTTTACTATTGGATAGGTTTTTAGCCAATTTTATAACGCATTGTGTCGTATAATTGTATAATCATTTCAATAACTTAATAACACCATAATTTTTATAGCTTTTTTTGCTAAACACCCCGCAACTTTTATGTCAGTTATCCGATAACTTCTGGAACTGGGCATGAAGGAAGGGTTTCGCTCTTCTTTCATCAAAACATAATTTAAAAAAAATAGAATTTCAGGTTCGCGAAAGGAATTATTATGAGCGGCGATACAGGTATTAAAATTGATACGGATCTTCATTATTATGAGGAACCTCCATTTGATATTTCACAGGAAACACGGGATTTGGTGTATAAATTTGCCGATTTTGATGGCTTGACGGATGACGAAGTAAAGGCCTGTGGTTATACTGATGATACGGGTGGAGTAAATGCGCAAGGCAAAGTTATCCAGACAGTGCTCAACGGATCCGATTTGGGTTATGTAGGTGATGATGAAATTGCTTTGTTGAACAGGGTTGGGCTTGGAAATCTGGCTTCCGAAATGGCCCGAACTCATGGTGGTTTTGCGCAAAATCGTCGCGTTTCATTTTTACTCAATGAAATAACACGTGGAGCGTCATTTCGTAAAGATGGTGAATGGGTTGGAACCATAACGCAGTTGGGAGGATTATGGAATTCAAATTTAACAGCCTCTAACTATGAGGCTAAAAAACAACGAGCTATTGCCCTCATTAAAGGTGGCGATGAAACTACTTTTTCCAGTTTTACCTCTCAGGTTTTAGTAGATCATAATAGCAATGGTTATGTTGATGTAAGCACTTACTATGAAATGGATTTAAGGACTTTATTGGATATTTATGGAAACATGCCTGCCAGTCATCAAAACTCACAAAGTAACGAGGTGTACGAGCAGCTTCTTTTAGACTGTGTTGATATTCGCAACTGGTCTAGTGCCGGCAGAACGTATTATGGTTTAAGCACCAATTTATCGGATCGAGCTGAAAGTATTATTAACGCCAGAAAAACCCCGGGTCATATATTAATAGATTGGGCTGTGACAGTATTAGACAAGTTACAGGCTGCAGATGCGAAAACCAAAAGTTTGGCATTTACCATTGTTAATAATCATGTGACTAATCCGGATGACTATATAGTGATATCTTTGCCTGTTGCAACGGCTCTAAAACAAATTGCTTTAAATACAAATTTGTCTGCTGAAGATAGAGCCCACGCTTATCAGCTTTTAACGGTAAGTATTAATAAAGGGTATCATGCCGATTTTGATGACCTGGTTCGTCAAGCGGTGGGTTGTTATAACGTAGCTGAAATTGTGGCAGGAAAAGAACCTTGTGCATCAGCTTATCAGTTTTTAAAAGCTTTACGGGCAAAAAGCGCAAATTCAAATGACAACTGGCTTTCCGAGGCTATTGATTGGAATTTAGTAGTAAAAAATTAACCTGATTCTACTGTCCCATTAAGCCCTGATACATGAGTTTAGCCACTTGATATTTGTAGTGGCCACCTACGTCATCGTTTACAAAAAGCGCAAAACGGGCTTCTCTATTTCCTAAATCTACAAAACCGGCAAAAGTACTCACACCGCTTAAGGTGCCTGTTTTGGCATGAAAAACGTGATCTTTAAGAGGGAAAAGATCGTGATAGGGTTTTAAATAGCTTACCAGTTTTACCATTTCACGCGGCGTAAATTGATTAAAGCGCGATAAACCCGAACCTTCTTCAGCTACAAAATCGGAT contains:
- the clpA gene encoding ATP-dependent Clp protease ATP-binding subunit ClpA, whose translation is MITEELEKTLNRAYQDAKLRSHEYITLEHLLLSLTYDKTAAQILYHCGASLSELQADVDIFLKEQMPKITDPNRVVDPQYTIGVQFVLQTAAAQIQSSGKGTMDGGDVLVALFREKESHAVYFLEKRHIHRFDVVRYIAHQISKKETFPPKALTELHGDEESMHKGKDPLTKYCVNLNEHAKKGKIDPLIGRDDELERTVHILARRKKNNPIFVGDAGVGKTAITEGLALKIVKGDVPPILKESTIYKLDMARLLAGTKFRGEFEERLKEVVEQIQDDPKKILFIDEIHTIIGAGAVSGGSMDASNLLKPALASGDIKCIGTTTYKEYRQIFEKDHALSRRFQKVEVKEPSHEDTIKILFGLKKKYEDFHGVQYSPSVIRSIVELSTQYIHDHHLPDKAIDVMDEAGAEVKLRSKKEKNPRVHVADAERVVSRMARVPAKTVKVDDKKKLKDLSRDLKLLIYGQDEAVDKVVSSIQLSRSGLAEPDKPIGCFLFAGPTGVGKTETAKQLAKSLGVEFVRFDMSEYMEKHTVSRLIGSPPGYVGYEEGGQLTEAITRNPHCVLLLDEIEKAHPDLFNILLQVMDHATLTDNNGRKANFRQVILIMSSNVGARDSMIATIGFEKDMFEDKSDKAIEKAFSPEFRNRLTGVVKFHSLDPRVIEQIVEKMMAELENRLKSKNVTVQLDAGARQYLAEKGFDKKFGARPIKRLIENEVAKVLSDEILFGKLEHGGLVTIKEKNGKLSFHFESNSPVEKKKKKELQTV